One segment of Haloplanus natans DSM 17983 DNA contains the following:
- a CDS encoding single-stranded-DNA-specific exonuclease RecJ: MAGPVPELADRAVACADRLHAADSVLLASHIDADGLTSAAVAATALERAGVPFDVVFEKQLDEAAIARIAATDHETVLFTDFGSGQLDVVVEYADAFTPVIADHHQPADADTEFHCNPLLEGLNGASELSGAGAAYCVARALGGDVNRDLAALAVVGAVGDMQAGVDGLTGANERIVADGVAAGVLQEGTDLAMYGRQTRPLPKLLEYASDVQVPGISGDESGAVRFLSELDLDLRADGEWKRWVDLTDDERRTVASALLKRAVASGVPADRVNDLIGTTYTLTAEAEGTELRDVSEFSTLLNATARYDRADVGLAVCLGDRGEALDRARTLLRNHRKNLSSGLELVKSEGVQTEEHVQWFDAGTKIRETIVGIVAGMALGADGVDRDRPIVAFSAAGDDEVKVSARGSHALVRRGLDLSAAMREAARSVGGDGGGHDVAAGATIPAGEQEAFVAAVDDAVAAQFG; this comes from the coding sequence ATGGCAGGGCCCGTTCCCGAACTCGCCGACCGGGCAGTGGCGTGTGCCGACCGCCTCCACGCGGCCGACTCCGTCCTCCTCGCGTCGCATATCGACGCCGACGGCCTGACGAGCGCCGCCGTCGCCGCGACGGCGCTCGAACGTGCGGGGGTTCCGTTCGACGTCGTCTTCGAGAAGCAACTCGACGAGGCGGCCATCGCCCGAATCGCCGCCACGGACCACGAGACGGTCCTGTTCACCGATTTCGGGAGCGGCCAACTCGACGTCGTCGTGGAGTACGCCGACGCCTTCACCCCCGTGATCGCGGACCACCACCAGCCGGCTGACGCCGACACCGAGTTCCACTGCAACCCCCTGCTCGAGGGACTGAACGGCGCGAGCGAACTGTCGGGCGCCGGGGCGGCGTACTGCGTGGCACGGGCGCTCGGCGGCGACGTGAACCGTGACCTAGCCGCTCTCGCCGTTGTCGGCGCCGTCGGCGACATGCAGGCCGGCGTCGACGGCCTCACGGGCGCGAACGAACGTATCGTCGCCGACGGGGTCGCGGCGGGCGTCCTGCAGGAGGGGACGGACCTGGCGATGTACGGCCGGCAGACCCGCCCGCTCCCCAAACTGCTTGAGTACGCGAGCGACGTGCAGGTGCCGGGGATCAGCGGCGACGAGTCCGGGGCGGTTCGTTTTCTCTCCGAACTCGATCTCGATCTCCGGGCGGATGGGGAGTGGAAGCGGTGGGTCGACCTCACCGACGACGAGCGCCGGACGGTGGCGAGCGCCCTCCTCAAGCGGGCGGTGGCGAGCGGCGTCCCCGCCGACCGCGTGAACGACCTGATCGGGACGACCTACACCCTCACCGCCGAGGCGGAGGGAACGGAGCTACGCGACGTGAGCGAGTTCTCCACGCTCCTGAACGCGACGGCGCGCTACGACCGCGCGGACGTGGGGCTCGCGGTGTGTCTCGGCGACCGGGGCGAGGCACTCGACCGCGCCCGGACGCTCCTGCGCAACCACCGCAAAAACCTCTCTTCGGGGCTGGAACTCGTGAAATCGGAGGGTGTGCAGACCGAAGAGCACGTCCAGTGGTTCGACGCGGGAACGAAGATCCGGGAGACCATCGTCGGCATCGTCGCCGGGATGGCGCTGGGCGCGGACGGCGTGGATCGGGACCGGCCCATCGTCGCGTTTTCGGCCGCGGGTGACGACGAGGTGAAGGTGTCCGCCCGCGGCTCCCACGCTCTCGTTCGTCGGGGACTCGACCTCTCGGCGGCCATGCGGGAAGCGGCACGGTCGGTGGGTGGCGACGGCGGCGGACACGACGTGGCCGCGGGTGCGACGATTCCGGCTGGCGAGCAGGAAGCGTTCGTCGCGGCGGTCGACGACGCCGTCGCGGCCCAGTTCGGGTGA
- a CDS encoding uroporphyrinogen-III synthase, whose product MSERGRPRVAVFRPADERIETARTLLDGLGVEAVADPMLAVEPTGATPEAAAYVVFTSKTGAELVADAGWTPGDATVVAIGPKTADALQAAGYTVDLVPDEFSSTGLVELLAERVGEEPRSSGERPAADDTSVEVARSDHGSPVLLDGLRDAGADVHETVLYRLVRPEGSGESADLAAAGTLDATCFTSSLTVEHFLDAAAARGVRDEAIAGLNDAVVGVIGEPTRATAESLGIDVDVVPTEATFEALARETVAHLRR is encoded by the coding sequence GTGAGCGAGCGCGGTCGTCCCCGCGTCGCCGTCTTCCGCCCCGCCGACGAGCGCATCGAGACGGCCCGGACGCTCCTCGACGGCCTCGGCGTCGAGGCGGTGGCCGACCCCATGCTCGCCGTCGAGCCAACGGGCGCGACGCCCGAGGCCGCCGCGTACGTCGTCTTCACGAGCAAGACGGGAGCGGAACTCGTCGCGGACGCGGGCTGGACCCCCGGCGACGCGACGGTCGTCGCCATCGGTCCGAAGACGGCCGACGCCCTGCAGGCGGCGGGCTACACCGTCGACCTGGTGCCCGACGAGTTCTCCTCGACCGGCCTGGTCGAACTGCTCGCGGAGCGGGTCGGCGAGGAGCCACGCTCTTCGGGGGAGCGGCCAGCGGCCGACGACACGAGCGTCGAGGTGGCCCGGAGCGACCACGGCAGTCCCGTCCTCCTCGACGGCCTGCGCGACGCGGGCGCGGACGTGCACGAGACGGTCCTCTATCGCCTCGTGCGCCCCGAGGGCTCGGGCGAGTCGGCCGACCTCGCCGCCGCCGGTACCCTCGACGCCACCTGTTTCACCTCCTCGCTGACGGTCGAACACTTCCTCGACGCCGCGGCGGCGCGGGGGGTTCGCGACGAGGCGATTGCGGGCCTGAACGACGCCGTCGTCGGCGTCATCGGCGAACCGACGCGGGCAACGGCCGAGTCGCTCGGCATCGACGTCGACGTCGTGCCCACGGAGGCGACGTTCGAGGCGCTGGCCCGCGAGACGGTCGCGCACCTCCGCCGATAG
- the hemC gene encoding hydroxymethylbilane synthase gives MSTRGTIRLATRGSDLALRQTASVRDRLSARRLDVETVEVSTRGDEIRDELIHRLGKTGAFVRALDEQVLDDDVDAAVHSMKDMPTESPPELVVAGVPERAPANDVLVTPDGADLDDLPEGAVVGTSSLRRGAQLRRHRPDLQVEPLRGNVDTRLEKLLAPSLQREHQRRMDAEDEDEGEHPDNFDQSVAAWFDDRSELERRAMERAVETEYNAIVLAEAGLARSDLLDTAATTRLPTESFVPAPGQGAIAVTARGDAEAAETIRDLVDDPVTRVETTVERTVLAELGGGCIAPIGVHAVVQGQYVHVTVQVLALDGTEAVERTADLPITAHVEAAVDLAADLREAGAAELIDRAREEAEE, from the coding sequence ATGAGCACGCGCGGGACGATACGGCTAGCGACGCGCGGGTCCGACCTCGCCTTGCGGCAGACGGCGAGCGTCCGCGACCGCCTCTCCGCCCGACGCCTCGACGTCGAGACGGTCGAGGTGTCGACCCGCGGCGACGAGATTCGGGACGAACTCATCCACCGCCTGGGGAAGACGGGCGCGTTCGTCCGCGCACTCGACGAGCAGGTTCTCGACGACGACGTGGACGCCGCGGTCCACTCGATGAAGGACATGCCGACCGAGTCGCCGCCCGAACTGGTGGTCGCCGGCGTGCCGGAGCGCGCGCCCGCGAACGACGTACTCGTGACGCCGGACGGCGCGGACCTAGACGACCTGCCCGAGGGCGCCGTCGTCGGTACGTCCTCGCTCCGTCGCGGCGCGCAGTTGCGCCGCCACCGCCCCGACCTGCAGGTCGAACCCCTCCGTGGCAACGTCGACACTCGGCTGGAGAAGCTGCTGGCGCCGAGCCTGCAGCGGGAACACCAGCGGCGGATGGACGCCGAAGACGAGGACGAGGGCGAACATCCCGACAACTTCGACCAATCGGTCGCGGCGTGGTTCGACGACCGCTCCGAACTGGAGCGGCGGGCGATGGAGCGGGCGGTCGAGACGGAGTACAACGCCATCGTCTTGGCGGAGGCGGGACTGGCCCGGAGCGACCTGCTGGACACCGCGGCGACGACGCGGCTCCCGACGGAGTCGTTCGTCCCCGCGCCGGGACAGGGCGCCATCGCGGTGACGGCCCGTGGCGACGCGGAGGCGGCGGAGACGATCCGTGACCTCGTCGACGACCCGGTGACGCGCGTCGAGACGACCGTCGAGCGGACGGTCCTCGCCGAACTCGGCGGCGGCTGTATCGCCCCCATCGGCGTCCACGCTGTCGTGCAGGGCCAGTACGTCCACGTGACGGTGCAGGTGCTCGCACTCGACGGGACGGAGGCGGTCGAACGCACCGCCGACCTCCCGATCACGGCCCACGTCGAAGCGGCGGTCGACCTCGCGGCCGACCTCCGTGAGGCGGGGGCGGCCGAGTTGATCGACCGCGCACGCGAGGAGGCCGAGGAGTGA
- the hemL gene encoding glutamate-1-semialdehyde 2,1-aminomutase, whose translation MSHDESRDLYDRALSVLPGGVNSSVRASMPYPFFVERGDGAHVIDADGNRYLDYVMGYGPLLYGHDLPDPVQAAVQSHVSAGPMYGAPTEVEVDLAEFVARHVPSVEMLRFVNSGTEATVSAVRLARAYTGRDKIVVMQGGYHGAQESTLVEGGPEGAHPSSPGIPDSFADHTIPVPFNDPETITDVFEEHGHEIAAVLTEPILGNMGVVMPVDGFHETLRELCDEYGSLLVFDEVITGFRVGGLGCAQSEFGVTPDLTTLGKIVGGGFPVGAVGGRAEIVEHLTPGGDVFQSGTFSGHPVTMAAGLETLRYAAENDVYDHVNALGEQLRAGITDILEERAPEYTVVGTGSIFKTIFTREGRGGPDRCEAGCRQREGCPNFETCPKTGADVAAAETNRWERVFWQEMKARGVFLTANQYEAQFVSYAHTEADVERTLDAYQNAL comes from the coding sequence ATGAGCCACGACGAATCGCGGGACCTGTACGACCGGGCGCTGTCGGTGTTGCCCGGCGGCGTCAACTCCTCGGTCCGGGCGTCGATGCCGTACCCATTCTTCGTCGAACGCGGCGACGGCGCGCACGTGATCGACGCCGACGGCAACCGCTATCTCGACTACGTGATGGGCTACGGCCCCCTGCTGTACGGCCACGACCTCCCCGATCCCGTCCAGGCGGCGGTCCAGTCACACGTCAGCGCCGGCCCCATGTACGGCGCACCGACCGAAGTCGAGGTGGATCTCGCGGAGTTCGTCGCGCGTCACGTCCCCTCGGTCGAGATGCTTCGCTTCGTCAACTCGGGGACGGAAGCGACCGTCTCGGCGGTCCGCCTCGCCCGCGCGTACACCGGGCGTGACAAAATCGTCGTCATGCAGGGCGGCTACCACGGCGCCCAGGAGTCGACGCTCGTCGAGGGCGGGCCGGAGGGCGCCCACCCCTCGTCGCCCGGCATTCCCGACTCCTTCGCCGACCACACCATCCCGGTGCCGTTCAACGACCCCGAGACCATCACCGACGTGTTCGAAGAACACGGCCACGAGATCGCGGCGGTCCTCACCGAACCGATCCTCGGCAACATGGGTGTGGTGATGCCCGTCGACGGCTTCCACGAAACGCTTCGGGAACTCTGTGACGAGTACGGCTCCCTCCTCGTCTTCGACGAGGTGATCACCGGCTTCCGCGTCGGCGGCCTCGGCTGCGCCCAGAGCGAGTTCGGCGTCACGCCCGATCTGACGACGCTCGGGAAAATCGTCGGCGGGGGCTTCCCCGTCGGCGCCGTCGGCGGCCGGGCCGAGATCGTCGAACATCTCACCCCCGGCGGCGACGTGTTCCAGTCCGGCACCTTCTCGGGCCACCCGGTGACGATGGCCGCCGGCCTCGAAACCCTGCGCTACGCCGCCGAAAACGACGTATACGACCACGTGAACGCCCTCGGCGAGCAGTTGCGCGCGGGGATCACGGACATCCTCGAGGAGCGGGCGCCGGAGTACACCGTCGTCGGCACCGGCAGCATCTTCAAGACGATTTTCACCCGCGAGGGGCGGGGCGGGCCGGACCGCTGCGAGGCGGGCTGTCGCCAGCGCGAGGGCTGCCCCAACTTCGAGACCTGCCCCAAGACCGGCGCGGACGTGGCCGCCGCCGAGACCAACCGCTGGGAGCGCGTGTTCTGGCAGGAGATGAAAGCGCGCGGGGTCTTCCTCACGGCCAACCAGTACGAGGCGCAGTTCGTCAGCTACGCCCACACCGAAGCGGACGTCGAGCGGACGCTGGACGCCTACCAGAACGCGCTGTAG
- a CDS encoding ammonium transporter: MLTPLQIDPAALASGVNNVWVLTVTFLIFFMHAGFAMLEAGQVRSKNVANQLTKNMLTWSVGVIVYFLVGAGVSSIVGGGANPFGYIAGGSDAWIGWLFGAVFAMTAATIVSGAVAGRAKLRAYVTYTILLSAVIYPVVTGLTWAGGFLTTIGPGFQDFAGGMIVHGMGGIAGLTAAWVLGPRMDRYNEDGSVNIIPGHSLTFAVLGTLILCFGWYGFNVGTAASVFVVEEGSVALGAFADTVGRVALTTTLGMAAGAIGAATAALAKTGKVDTLYVANGMLAGLVGITSNTNAITWVGALVIGILAGAQLPVVFEFIEKRLKIDDVCAVFPVHGSAGVLGAVLFPIFAIPGYSVSFVGQIVGVAVIAGWTIVATAIVFGVLKLIGQARVSPEHEREGLDVAEHGVNTYPEFGDPGADVMADGGNDIIRTDGGDDRDIKMVVAMLRPEKLGDVKQAIAEVGAPSITVTNVSGRGSQPAKKGQWRGEEYTVDLHQKVKIECVVADVPAMDVAEAIREGANTGEPGDGKIFIMPVDEAVQVRTGKTGPDAV; the protein is encoded by the coding sequence ATGCTGACGCCGCTCCAGATCGATCCAGCCGCCCTCGCGTCGGGGGTCAACAACGTCTGGGTGCTGACGGTCACGTTCCTGATCTTCTTCATGCACGCCGGCTTCGCCATGCTGGAGGCGGGGCAGGTACGCTCGAAGAACGTGGCGAACCAGTTGACCAAGAACATGCTGACCTGGAGCGTCGGCGTCATCGTCTACTTCCTGGTGGGTGCGGGCGTTTCGAGCATCGTCGGCGGCGGCGCAAACCCGTTCGGCTACATCGCCGGCGGCTCCGACGCCTGGATCGGCTGGCTCTTCGGTGCGGTGTTCGCCATGACTGCGGCGACCATCGTCAGCGGGGCCGTCGCCGGCCGCGCGAAACTCCGCGCGTACGTCACGTACACCATCCTCCTGTCCGCGGTCATCTACCCGGTCGTCACCGGCCTCACCTGGGCCGGCGGCTTCCTGACGACGATCGGTCCCGGCTTCCAGGACTTCGCGGGCGGCATGATCGTCCACGGGATGGGCGGCATTGCCGGCCTCACGGCCGCGTGGGTGCTCGGTCCGCGGATGGATCGCTACAACGAGGACGGCTCGGTGAACATCATCCCCGGGCACTCGCTCACCTTCGCGGTGCTGGGGACGCTCATCCTCTGTTTCGGCTGGTACGGCTTCAACGTCGGCACGGCCGCGTCCGTGTTCGTCGTCGAGGAGGGTAGCGTCGCCCTCGGTGCCTTCGCCGACACGGTCGGCCGCGTCGCCCTGACGACGACCCTCGGCATGGCCGCGGGCGCCATCGGCGCCGCGACGGCCGCCCTCGCCAAGACGGGGAAAGTCGACACGCTGTACGTCGCGAACGGGATGCTCGCCGGCCTCGTCGGCATCACGAGCAACACCAACGCCATCACCTGGGTGGGTGCCCTCGTGATCGGCATCCTCGCCGGCGCGCAGCTCCCCGTCGTCTTCGAATTCATCGAGAAACGGCTCAAGATCGACGACGTCTGTGCGGTGTTCCCGGTTCACGGCTCCGCGGGCGTCCTCGGCGCCGTGCTCTTTCCCATCTTCGCCATCCCCGGCTACTCGGTCAGCTTCGTCGGCCAGATCGTCGGCGTCGCGGTCATCGCCGGCTGGACCATCGTCGCGACGGCGATCGTCTTCGGCGTACTCAAGCTGATCGGTCAGGCCCGCGTCTCGCCCGAACACGAGCGTGAGGGTCTCGACGTGGCCGAACACGGCGTCAACACCTACCCCGAGTTCGGCGACCCCGGTGCCGACGTGATGGCCGACGGCGGCAACGACATCATCCGCACCGACGGTGGCGACGACCGCGACATCAAGATGGTCGTCGCGATGCTCCGCCCGGAGAAACTGGGCGACGTGAAACAGGCCATCGCGGAAGTCGGTGCCCCCTCGATCACGGTGACGAACGTCTCCGGCCGCGGCTCACAGCCCGCGAAGAAAGGGCAGTGGCGCGGCGAGGAGTACACCGTCGACCTCCACCAGAAGGTGAAAATCGAGTGTGTCGTCGCGGACGTGCCCGCCATGGACGTGGCGGAGGCGATCCGCGAGGGCGCGAACACGGGCGAACCCGGCGACGGCAAGATATTCATCATGCCCGTCGACGAAGCGGTGCAGGTTCGCACCGGGAAGACGGGTCCCGACGCGGTCTGA
- the hemB gene encoding porphobilinogen synthase: MHSTDRPRRLRRDGVRSLVSEIDLRANDLIAPVFVDATTDERVPIESMPGHERVPVDEAVARVEEVLETGVEAIILFGIPESKDAEGSRAWAEDGVVQRATRAIAAETDATVITDVCLCEYTDHGHCGLLEPGAREEPTMTVDNDATLDLLARTAVSQAEAGADMVAPSSMTDGMVGAIRTALDDAGFEDVAIMSYAAKYESAFYGPFRDAADGAPAFGDRRHYQMDPANGREALREVRLDVEQGADVLMVKPGLPYLDVVNTVRREFDRPVAAYNVSGEYAMLHAAAEKGWLDLDAVARESLLSLKRAGADMIVTYFAEDIAPDC; encoded by the coding sequence ATGCACTCGACCGACCGACCACGCCGGCTCCGCCGTGACGGCGTCCGTTCACTCGTCAGCGAGATCGACCTCCGAGCGAACGATCTGATCGCCCCCGTCTTCGTCGACGCGACGACCGACGAACGGGTGCCTATCGAATCCATGCCCGGCCACGAACGAGTCCCCGTCGACGAGGCGGTGGCACGCGTCGAGGAGGTCCTAGAGACGGGCGTCGAAGCCATCATCCTCTTTGGCATCCCCGAGTCCAAAGACGCCGAGGGATCACGCGCGTGGGCGGAAGACGGCGTCGTCCAGCGGGCGACCCGCGCCATCGCCGCCGAGACGGACGCGACGGTCATCACCGACGTCTGTCTCTGTGAGTACACCGATCACGGGCACTGTGGACTGCTGGAGCCGGGGGCACGGGAGGAGCCGACCATGACCGTCGACAACGACGCGACCCTCGACCTCCTCGCGCGGACCGCCGTCTCCCAGGCCGAGGCGGGCGCCGATATGGTCGCCCCCTCCAGCATGACCGACGGGATGGTGGGGGCCATCCGGACCGCCCTCGACGACGCCGGCTTCGAGGACGTGGCGATCATGTCCTACGCCGCGAAATACGAGAGCGCGTTTTACGGTCCCTTCCGTGACGCCGCCGACGGCGCGCCGGCCTTTGGCGACCGGCGCCACTACCAGATGGACCCTGCGAACGGCCGCGAGGCGCTCCGGGAAGTCCGCCTCGACGTGGAACAGGGCGCGGACGTGCTGATGGTGAAACCCGGCCTCCCCTACCTCGACGTGGTGAACACCGTCCGCCGTGAGTTCGACCGACCCGTCGCGGCCTACAACGTCAGCGGGGAGTACGCGATGCTCCACGCCGCGGCGGAGAAGGGGTGGCTCGACCTCGACGCGGTGGCGCGGGAGTCCCTGCTCTCGCTCAAGCGGGCGGGCGCCGACATGATCGTGACGTACTTCGCCGAGGACATCGCGCCCGACTGCTGA
- a CDS encoding DedA family protein, whose protein sequence is MPHGPDPPVLPPLQVSQLPTALRDLLAADYGLLVLFGVFVLEGAMLLYVVPSELVVPGALVLLGGSVETAVLVVAVAVGGATVGQYALFTLAKRAGRERLLRSRWFRVSDDALERFEGWFDRWGPVVVPVSNTLLFTRGMVTVPAGLAGMDDRRFVLLSALGTLSFESILAALYLWFGTVL, encoded by the coding sequence ATGCCCCACGGCCCAGACCCACCCGTGCTACCCCCGCTCCAGGTTTCGCAGTTGCCCACGGCGCTCCGGGACCTGCTGGCCGCGGACTACGGCCTGCTCGTCCTGTTCGGCGTCTTCGTTCTCGAAGGGGCGATGTTGCTGTATGTCGTCCCGAGCGAACTCGTCGTGCCGGGTGCGCTCGTCCTCCTCGGCGGCTCGGTCGAAACCGCCGTGCTCGTCGTCGCCGTCGCCGTCGGGGGCGCGACGGTCGGCCAGTACGCGCTGTTCACGCTGGCGAAACGCGCCGGCCGCGAGCGACTCCTTCGGTCGCGGTGGTTCCGCGTCAGCGACGACGCCCTCGAACGTTTCGAGGGCTGGTTCGACCGCTGGGGGCCGGTCGTCGTCCCCGTGAGCAACACGCTCCTGTTCACGCGCGGGATGGTGACCGTGCCCGCCGGCCTCGCGGGGATGGACGACCGGCGGTTCGTGCTCCTGTCGGCACTCGGTACGCTCTCCTTCGAGTCGATCCTCGCGGCACTGTATCTCTGGTTCGGAACCGTACTGTAG
- a CDS encoding DUF6757 family protein, whose translation MHCHYCDREAAYAAEKEGIRVGLCESHFRERLEELAESDDLAALREKIDIDRTE comes from the coding sequence ATGCACTGCCACTACTGCGATCGCGAGGCCGCCTACGCCGCGGAGAAGGAGGGTATTCGCGTCGGCCTCTGCGAGAGCCACTTCCGCGAGCGCTTAGAGGAGCTCGCGGAGTCCGACGATCTCGCCGCCCTGCGCGAGAAAATCGACATCGATCGCACCGAGTAG
- a CDS encoding PHP domain-containing protein → MDVIADLHVHTTASDGRLTVPELPTAARRDGVDVVAVTDHDRLHPDLDAPVTTLDGVTVIRGIELQVETAAGRVDLLGYGVEETAALRGELDRLQTDRIERARRMADRIEDHVDVSLEVAFEPGVGRPHVARAVDASPADCDYAGAFERFIGDDGPCYVSRDVPSVDRGLDLLSDACAVVSLAHPFRYADSDGALELAADLDAIERYYPYGRPVDGARLDDVIAAHDLLVTGGSDAHDRRLGVAGLTATAYAPIASRLPDAQG, encoded by the coding sequence ATGGATGTCATCGCCGACCTCCACGTACACACGACGGCATCCGACGGTCGGCTGACGGTCCCCGAACTCCCCACCGCGGCGCGGCGTGACGGGGTGGACGTGGTCGCCGTCACCGACCACGACCGCCTGCATCCGGACCTCGACGCGCCCGTGACGACGCTCGACGGCGTGACGGTGATCCGGGGGATCGAACTGCAGGTCGAGACGGCGGCGGGGCGGGTCGACCTGCTCGGCTACGGCGTCGAGGAGACGGCGGCGCTCCGGGGCGAACTTGATCGCCTCCAGACCGATCGGATCGAGCGCGCCCGGCGCATGGCCGACCGGATCGAGGACCACGTCGACGTCTCCCTGGAGGTGGCGTTCGAACCCGGCGTGGGACGGCCCCACGTCGCCCGTGCCGTCGACGCGAGCCCGGCCGACTGCGACTACGCGGGCGCGTTCGAGCGATTCATCGGCGACGACGGCCCCTGTTATGTCTCGCGTGACGTGCCGAGCGTCGATCGAGGACTCGATCTCCTCTCGGACGCGTGTGCGGTCGTCTCGCTCGCGCACCCGTTTCGGTACGCGGACTCCGACGGGGCCCTTGAACTCGCGGCGGATCTCGACGCTATCGAGCGGTACTACCCCTACGGTCGCCCGGTAGACGGGGCGCGACTCGACGACGTGATCGCGGCCCACGACCTGCTGGTGACGGGAGGGAGCGACGCCCACGATCGACGGCTCGGCGTCGCCGGACTCACCGCGACGGCGTACGCGCCGATCGCGTCACGTCTGCCGGATGCGCAGGGTTAA
- a CDS encoding DUF5789 family protein: MKFNGTGEMIDALEFPITTDEIIADHGEHELELQRGTERVGEVLERLGTEEFESPEDVRLSVRSAVGHKAIGRRFYSDRDPTALGESGPTPLSL; the protein is encoded by the coding sequence ATGAAGTTCAACGGCACTGGCGAAATGATCGACGCCCTGGAATTCCCGATCACCACCGACGAAATCATCGCCGACCACGGCGAACACGAGCTCGAGCTCCAGCGCGGAACCGAGCGCGTCGGTGAAGTGCTCGAACGCCTCGGCACCGAGGAGTTCGAGTCCCCCGAGGACGTCCGCCTCTCCGTCCGCTCCGCCGTCGGTCACAAGGCCATCGGTCGACGCTTCTACAGCGACCGCGACCCGACGGCCCTCGGCGAGAGCGGCCCGACGCCGCTGTCGCTCTAG
- a CDS encoding DUF5784 family protein — protein MARPLRFRHAPGRWTEGRVRAEVFDPLDANLGATWNRPWFKPPDGYDARRFDVDNGDTALFCWSDGEGYWLGNTETPSSLWRTEKYGFTEVPTPVAEWAERELRAELHEQSPWLEPYPHLSWFFLPVFLSKDGRWTTREFFADHAGGFPDADRDDVLEFYESFLATGILDDYRETMAGKLGTSERLDLTRMAATMGEFHAAKLLVDAGYDVVPEIEVTTGHSIDFQARAPDGQHPLVEVTRPLPPNRRSAGTPVAAVRDTAKTKTDGQLSDHAGGVVLFVDCSSFPDDDWFAVRDAEPEVGHRPAVVYRTRPDGRVAGYTKGSVPLELESVLS, from the coding sequence GTGGCACGACCGCTCCGGTTTCGACACGCCCCTGGCCGATGGACGGAGGGCCGCGTCCGCGCCGAGGTGTTCGACCCGCTCGACGCCAACCTCGGCGCGACGTGGAACCGTCCGTGGTTCAAACCGCCCGACGGGTACGACGCCCGCCGCTTCGATGTCGACAACGGCGACACGGCGCTGTTTTGTTGGAGCGACGGCGAGGGCTACTGGCTGGGCAACACCGAGACGCCGTCGAGCCTCTGGCGCACCGAGAAGTACGGGTTCACCGAGGTGCCGACGCCGGTGGCGGAGTGGGCCGAGCGCGAACTCCGCGCCGAACTCCACGAGCAGTCGCCGTGGCTCGAACCGTACCCCCACCTGTCGTGGTTTTTCCTCCCTGTCTTCCTCTCGAAGGACGGCCGGTGGACGACCCGCGAGTTCTTCGCGGACCACGCGGGGGGCTTCCCGGACGCCGACCGCGACGACGTGCTCGAATTCTACGAATCGTTCCTGGCGACGGGTATCCTCGACGACTATCGGGAGACGATGGCCGGGAAACTGGGCACGTCCGAACGGCTGGACCTGACGCGGATGGCGGCGACGATGGGCGAGTTCCACGCCGCGAAACTCCTCGTCGACGCCGGCTACGACGTGGTGCCCGAAATCGAGGTGACGACGGGCCACTCCATCGACTTCCAGGCACGGGCGCCGGACGGGCAACACCCGCTCGTGGAGGTGACGCGGCCGCTCCCGCCGAACCGCCGCTCGGCGGGAACACCCGTCGCCGCCGTGCGCGACACGGCGAAGACGAAGACGGACGGCCAACTCTCCGATCACGCGGGCGGCGTCGTGTTGTTCGTCGACTGCTCGTCGTTTCCGGACGACGACTGGTTCGCCGTCAGAGACGCAGAACCGGAAGTCGGCCACCGACCGGCAGTCGTCTACCGCACCCGGCCGGACGGCCGCGTGGCTGGCTACACGAAAGGATCGGTCCCGCTAGAACTGGAGTCGGTGCTGTCGTAG